Below is a window of Gemmatimonadaceae bacterium DNA.
CCACGGCACGACGGCCACGGGCGCCCCACGCCCACTTGAGCGCGCTCAGGGCATCGCGCAGCGCCACCCGGCGCGTTTCGCGCATGCGCACGCCGTAGGTGGGTTCCATCGGCACCGCTTCCACCCGGCGGGCGTGCGGGGCGAGGCGCAGGAGCAGATCGGCGTTCGTGGTCCAGGTATCGCCGGTGACAAGCGGCGCATCGCCCACGGCGCGCATCGCGTCACGGAGCGCGGAGATGCGGACGAGCCGCATCGACGCGGTGGTGTCCTTCACGCCTTCGACGCGCACAAACGGGCGCATGGCCCACTGGGCCGCCTTGAAGAGGCGGCGCACCGCGACCGGCGCATCGGCCACGCCCATGCGCTCGCCGACCACCAGATCGGCGCCGCCCTCGAAGCGACGCGCGAACTCCGGGACGATTCCCGGCGGATCGGTGAAGTCGCCCTGGAGCAGCAGCACCGCGTCCCGTCGGGGGTAGCGGGTCTGCTGGGCCACATAGCGCAGGACCCGGTCCACGGCCCCGGCGTAGCCGAGGGGCTTGTCGCCGCGGATCACGGTGACCGGCATCGCCTGCTCGTACTGGCTCGCCACATCCGCGGTCGCGTCGGTGCTGGCGTCGTCGTAGACCACGACTTCGTACTCGCGCGGGAACTCGGCGAGCACCGTCCGGATGCGCCAGAGGAGCACCCCGATGGTGGCGACCTCGTTGTGCGCGGGAATGGCCAGGTAGAGCACGGGAACCGGTGAAGGGACGAACGCGCCGGACCCAAAAGTCTGGCGGAGCAGTGTGCGTCCGATAATAACAGATAGGGGGCTCCAAATGGGGCCCGGCGTCCGGTGGTGGGGTATCACCCCGGGCGGTAGGGAAACAGGCACCGTTCGTCTTCGGAGATCGCTGCATGATTCTCGCAAATACGCGGGCCCGGCTTGGCCGGGGAGATGCCCAGCTGGTGCTGCGCCTGGTGGCGCAGGGCTCGGCCCGGGCGCAGGAGCAGGCGGAGGGCACCTTGGCCGACCAGGGGCTCGATCCCCTGCTCGATGATCCGCGGCTGCTCGATGGGCTGCTGCATGCCCGGCAGGGGGCGCACGCCTCGCTCCCGCTCTTCAGCTACGTGGTGGTGCGGCATGCGCTGCGCCAGTCGGGGGTGGAGGAGCGGGTCATTGCCGACTACGTGGCGTCGTTGCTGCTGCACTTTGGCCAGCGGCAACGCGCCCGTCAGATCGCCGATCACGATGACGCGACCTACGACACGCTCGCGTCGCTCGGGGACGAGGTCGAGGCCTCGGATGCCACTCGCAGCTTCCTCGCGCGTGCGCACCTGGGGAACTACGCCCTCTGGCTGAGCGGCCTTTTTCCGGATCACATCGAGCAGCGGCGCTGGCGGCGCGGTGGGCCGGATCTGGGGTACTTCGAGCAGATGGGTCAGCGGGGGTTCCGCCTGGCCGCGGATCATCGCCTGGCCAATGAGCACGGCCTCGCGCCGCTGTTCGCCGTGGCGGCGGAGCGCTTTCCCACGCTGCGGGTGGCCCTGAACCGCGTCAGCGACCGGCTGCTGTTTCCGCATGTCCACACGCCGGAACGGCTCATGCGTCAGGTGCGGGACATGACCTGACGCGACCGGACCGGACCGGTGGCGAGCGGCGGCGGCACCACTCACCTTTCCGGCATGTTCGATGACCTTCGCGAGACGCTGCGCAACCTGTCCGGCCGATTGGATCCCGATGAACGCCGTCGCATGACGGCGGGCATGCGGGAGGCGCTCATCCACGCCAAGCTCGGCATCAAGGAGCTGCAGGCGGCGCTGGCCCTCACGGACACGCGGCTGACGGCGGAACGCACCGAGCTCGACACCGTGCGCCGTCGTCAGGGCTACGCGGCGGATATCGGCGATACTGAGACGGTCGCGATCGCCGAGCGGTTTGCGCAGCAGCATGCGGAGCGTGTCGCCGTCCTCGAATCGAAGCGCATGGTGCAGCAGCAGGAGCTCGATCTGGCGGAGCGCGAGTACGAGTCGATGTCGGTGGAGTTGCGTCGCATCATGTCCGGCTCGGCGCCGCAGGCGTCGACGCCGGAGATGGACGCCAAACGCGAGATCGACGCGCTGCTGTCGGATGAACCACTCGACCCCGCGGGGCGCGGCGAGGAGCCGCCGGTGCGTCGCACGCGGGCGGAGCGCGAGGCGGATGCCGAGGCAAGGCTCGCCGACATGAAGCGCCGACTCGGCATGTGATGCGTCCCCGTCCGGAGTCGTGGTGGCGCCCGCGGTGCGTGCGCCTCGGCTGGCGTGTCGGCGGCGGTGCCGGCTGTGCGGTGGCCCTGTTGGCGGCGACGGCGACGCTCCCCGCGCAGAACGCGCCACGGCCGGCGGTGCAGTCGAGCCGCGGGCGTCTCGCCGTCACCGGCTGCGCCGGACAGCCGATCAGCGACATCGTGGTCATCACACAGCCGCCGTTCGCCGAAAAGCTGCCAGCGCGGCTCGAATTCGTGCGCAAGACGGTGCGTGACTTGCACGCGAATACGCGCGAGGAGCTGGTGCGCCGCTTTCTGCTGCTGCGGGTCGGCGACGCGTGCAATCAGATCCAGCGCGCGGAATCGGAGCGCATTCTGCGGGCGCAGCCCTTTTTCGTGGATGCGCGCATCCGCGTGTACGATGACGAGAATGGCGGCGTACGGCTCGAGGTCGAAACCCGCGATGACGTGAGCCTGCTCTTCTCGCCGGTCATCGTGGGGAAGTCGCCGTATCTGCGCGCGATGCAGATCGGCGACGGCAACCTGGGCGGGGAGGCGCAGCGGGTCGTGGCGCGCTGGCGCGATGGCATGGGGTATCGCGATCGCGTCGGGCTCGAGTACGCGAACTATCTCTTCGGCGCCGCGCGCAATGAATTACGGGTGAATGCGCAACGCACCGAGTTCGGGTACAACTCGGAAGCGCAGGTGGTCCGCCCGTACTACACCGATCTCCAGCGCTCGGCATGGCTGATGAGCTACGGCGCAGCGCGCGAGCCCGACTTCTTCGGCCGACAGAGTGATTCGGCGCGCGTCGTGCTCACCTCCCGTGAATACGGCCAGATCGGCGGTCTGACGCGTTTCGGCAGTGTGGGGCGCCTCAAGCTCCTCGGGCTGTCGTTCACGCGGGAGCGCGAGCGGCAGGAGCCGAACTGGCTGCGCTACACGGATACCGCGCTGGTGCCCGATCGGTCGATAAGCGGCCCCCCGCCATTTCGTGCGCAGAATGTGGCGCGCATCAAC
It encodes the following:
- a CDS encoding glycosyltransferase family 2 protein; the protein is MLYLAIPAHNEVATIGVLLWRIRTVLAEFPREYEVVVYDDASTDATADVASQYEQAMPVTVIRGDKPLGYAGAVDRVLRYVAQQTRYPRRDAVLLLQGDFTDPPGIVPEFARRFEGGADLVVGERMGVADAPVAVRRLFKAAQWAMRPFVRVEGVKDTTASMRLVRISALRDAMRAVGDAPLVTGDTWTTNADLLLRLAPHARRVEAVPMEPTYGVRMRETRRVALRDALSALKWAWGARGRRAVVGSSAEPLPESERRAQRGQGGKRREEAPELSVDRLREKIRERDGSRGIDGEPEKPRGRRGRERDRERPERPERTDRPAKAERPERAPRPERAERTERSEPRAERPAKPR